The following proteins are co-located in the Paludibaculum fermentans genome:
- a CDS encoding CRTAC1 family protein has product MKLGRLVILMAATVWAADEGTLPVFTDITKAAGITFRHSYGDHHLDNIVEGTGAGACFFDYNNDGFQDIYFVTGVWTKSVSDNEGRELRGKLSGKLYRNNGNGTFTDVTAQAGVASMTFGSGCSAADYDNDGRVDLYLLNYGANTLYHNNGDGTFTDVSEKSGLADPRWSVSAVWLDYNNDGWLDVFVGNYLHYDDGKFRDFYPAQGYPGPLSYSGQANALYRNNGDGTFTEVTKEAGVYKPNGRAMSVTGADFNNDGFLDIFVANDAMENYFFENTGKGTFVEKALDLDIAYSEHGQGVSSMGPFFGDVNRDGWLDIFVPNLNYVSLFVYNPKEKHFDNQANAAGLSAMLGQYAGWGSVVFDYDHDGWPDLFTVHGNAHHEYVQEDTLVRNRHDGTFEDVSRRSGSYFNEKYVGRGAAWADIDNDGDIDLLVVNLNDAAKLLRNDGGNAKPWLMVDARLKFPTGSRTAIGARVTVTAAGLKMIDDVNPVRGYLSQGDARLHFGLAGAKEADTVEIRWPDGQVERLEHVKANQILKLEHAATAKAAR; this is encoded by the coding sequence ATGAAGCTCGGCCGGCTGGTGATTCTGATGGCGGCGACCGTGTGGGCGGCCGACGAAGGCACGCTGCCGGTATTCACGGACATCACCAAGGCGGCGGGCATCACGTTCCGGCACAGCTACGGCGACCACCACCTGGACAACATCGTGGAAGGCACGGGCGCCGGCGCCTGTTTCTTCGACTACAACAACGACGGCTTCCAGGACATCTACTTCGTCACCGGCGTGTGGACCAAGAGCGTCAGCGACAACGAGGGCCGCGAGCTGCGCGGCAAGCTGTCGGGCAAGCTCTACAGGAACAACGGCAACGGCACGTTTACCGATGTGACGGCGCAGGCGGGCGTGGCCAGCATGACCTTCGGGTCGGGCTGTTCGGCCGCGGATTACGACAATGATGGCCGGGTCGACCTCTACCTGCTGAACTACGGCGCGAATACGCTGTATCACAACAACGGCGACGGAACGTTCACCGATGTCTCCGAGAAGTCCGGTCTGGCGGATCCGCGCTGGAGCGTGTCGGCCGTGTGGCTCGACTACAACAACGACGGCTGGCTGGATGTCTTCGTCGGAAACTACCTGCACTATGACGACGGCAAGTTCCGCGACTTCTATCCGGCCCAGGGGTATCCGGGGCCGCTCAGCTATAGCGGGCAGGCGAATGCGCTCTACCGGAACAATGGCGACGGCACCTTCACGGAAGTGACGAAGGAAGCCGGCGTCTACAAGCCCAACGGGCGGGCGATGAGCGTCACCGGGGCCGACTTCAACAACGACGGCTTCCTCGACATCTTCGTGGCGAACGACGCCATGGAGAACTACTTCTTCGAAAACACCGGCAAAGGCACGTTCGTGGAGAAGGCCCTGGACCTCGACATTGCCTACAGCGAGCACGGGCAGGGCGTGTCGTCGATGGGCCCGTTCTTTGGCGATGTGAACCGTGACGGCTGGCTGGACATCTTCGTGCCGAACCTGAACTACGTCAGCCTGTTCGTCTACAACCCGAAGGAAAAGCACTTCGACAACCAGGCAAATGCGGCCGGCCTGTCCGCGATGCTGGGGCAGTATGCGGGCTGGGGTTCGGTGGTCTTCGACTACGACCACGACGGCTGGCCGGACCTGTTCACGGTGCATGGCAATGCGCACCACGAGTACGTCCAGGAAGACACGCTGGTGCGGAACAGGCATGACGGCACGTTTGAGGACGTGTCGCGGCGCTCGGGCAGCTATTTCAACGAAAAATACGTGGGCCGCGGTGCGGCGTGGGCGGATATCGACAACGACGGCGACATCGACCTGCTGGTGGTGAACCTGAACGACGCGGCGAAGCTGCTGCGGAATGACGGCGGCAATGCAAAGCCCTGGCTGATGGTGGATGCGCGGCTGAAGTTCCCCACCGGGTCGCGCACCGCGATTGGCGCGCGCGTGACCGTGACGGCCGCCGGGCTGAAGATGATCGACGACGTGAATCCGGTGCGGGGCTACCTGTCGCAGGGCGATGCGCGGCTGCACTTCGGGCTGGCCGGCGCGAAGGAAGCCGACACGGTGGAGATCCGCTGGCCGGACGGTCAGGTGGAGCGGCTGGAACACGTGAAGGCCAACCAGATTCTGAAGCTGGAACACGCGGCCACGGCAAAGGCGGCACGCTGA